The Methanobrevibacter sp. V74 genome includes the window CATCACTTTCAGCCATCAAGCATAGTATTTTTCTTTCTTCCATAGTGGATTTGCTAAATAATACTTTAAATTCTCGTTGAGCTAAAATATTTAAGGAATGTATAGATGCCTTTTTAAATTCAGCCATTGTTACTTTATTCCCCTCATTGATTTCGTCAAAACAGTTGTAAGCTAAAATTTGCATATAATATGGAATTCCATTAGATAATTCGTATATTTCTTTTAAAACATCTTCTTCAAAGCTTACATTTTGTTTTTTAATTGGAATATTGATTGCTTCACATACTTCGTCGTATGATAATGGTCCTATTAGATAAGGTTCGAATATTCGTACTGCAGAGTCGAGTTTATCTTGTATTCTGTAGAAAATATCCTCTGAACCTGTAGCTACAAACATTATATTTTTTCCTTTTAAATTTAATTCTACAAGAGCATTTTGTAAAATGCTTAGTATCTTCATTGTTTCTTCATTGCTCATTATCCTTTGAAGATCATCGAACAATAAGATTAAAACCGGATTGTCAGAGTCTAACTCATCATAAATTACATTTAATATTTTTTCAAATGCAATGGCTGGGCTGGTTTTAGGTATTTCACGTGATAGAGATATGCCTCCAATCAAGGGTATATTGATACCTAATGAATTTATTTTCTCCCAGAAATGACTGATATTGATATCTAAAGTGTCGGAACATTTTTCTATTATTAATGTATAGATATCTTCAAAATTTCCTTCTATTAATGGAATTCTAACTGAGTATACATCATCAAAATTAGTTAATTCTTCTTGAAACTTTAATAATAATGATGTTTTTCCAATCCCTTTTGAGCCATATAATATTAAATGACCAGGAACCCCCTGTTTGGTTGATTGATATATTTTTTTAAGTTCATTTAGTTCTTCTTCACGACCAGTGAAATAAGATGGAAGAATTCCTGTTCGTTTTCTAAAAGGATTATGTTTCATGGTTATAACCTCTATTAATAATTTTCATGATAAACATGAAAAAAATTTATGATACTTATGTTTCTTATGTTTTTTAGAATATTTAAAAATTTTCATTAGAAAACATGAATTTCATAACTAACATAAAAGAAATTTATGATACTTATGTTTCTTATGTTTTCAGACTCTTTCAAAAACTTTGTTGATTTGAACTATCCATTGCCAAAACACATTATAGTTTAAAATATAGTAGAGTATATAAGTATAATTATCTTAAGTTTTAGGAAAAATCATATGCGAAAAATAACATTTAAAATTTTAACAAAACTTCCAACAAAATACATTAGTAGTGGATTAATAATAATTATGGCCATTTTTATTTATGGTATCCTAGGTTCTTATTTTATAATGGACTTAAACCTTATTGATTCAATTTATTATGCGACCATTACAATGGCAACTGTTGGATATGGGGATTATCTTCCTCAAACAGGAATCGAAAAATTATTTGCAACATCCCTAGCCCTTGCAGGAGTTGCTTTACTTGCATATGTATTTAATATGATGTTAACAAATTTCCAGGAAAAAATGACCAAGTATTCAAAGGGAGCGAGAAAATTGAAAGCTATTGAAAATATGGAAGATTATTATATTATTTGTGGTTTAGGAAGAGTTGGGAAAGTGGTTTTTGATGAGTTAACCGATAGAAATCAGAATGTAATTGTTATTGAAAAAGACAAGGAAAAATGTGAAAACATTGAAGAAAAGAAAAACATTGTAATCCTAAATGGCGATGCCATAGAAAATGATTTAATTGCAAAGCTGGCAGGAACTAAATGTAGAAGCGTTATAGTCTGTACTGGAGATGATGTAACTAATTTATTTATAGTATTGACCATTAGAGAAACAAATCCTGATGCATGGATTGTATCAAGAGCCAGTAAACTTGAAAATATTAAAAGACTTAAAAAAGCTGGAGCAAATAAAATTGTATCCCCTGAAGTGATTGGAGGGGAAGGCCTTTATTATGAATCTGCAAGTCCTCATCTTTTAAGAGTGACTGTAAGACATAACTCCGATGAAATTTATGAGGAATTTAAAATAATAACTAAACATGGATGTACATTAGAAAATATTGAGTATCACTTACCGGGAATTGAAACAACACTTACCCGCCAAATTAAAACAATGAACATAGCAGATGGTCAGAGATTTGTAAATCGCCTAAGCATTCATGATGATCAAAAACAAGCATTAGATAACCTATACCGAAGTGCAAATAATATCCACTCCCATTTAATTTCAGGACCTAATAATACTACTTTTGATAAATTGCTTGAAGATTTAAGAAAACAAGAAGAGATTATTGGTGTTAATTTATCTAATGAAGAGATAGCTAAGCTAACTCAAAAAGAAATACTCAATAAATAAAAAAAAATGAAGAGAATTAAATTCTCTAGA containing:
- a CDS encoding ATP-binding protein, which gives rise to MKHNPFRKRTGILPSYFTGREEELNELKKIYQSTKQGVPGHLILYGSKGIGKTSLLLKFQEELTNFDDVYSVRIPLIEGNFEDIYTLIIEKCSDTLDINISHFWEKINSLGINIPLIGGISLSREIPKTSPAIAFEKILNVIYDELDSDNPVLILLFDDLQRIMSNEETMKILSILQNALVELNLKGKNIMFVATGSEDIFYRIQDKLDSAVRIFEPYLIGPLSYDEVCEAINIPIKKQNVSFEEDVLKEIYELSNGIPYYMQILAYNCFDEINEGNKVTMAEFKKASIHSLNILAQREFKVLFSKSTMEERKILCLMAESDETVLSYSYIKYNANLNSEPSALLKNLIKKNMIIKPARGKYKLKNNLFKSYLQNLGINQDTGLINY
- a CDS encoding NAD-binding protein is translated as MRKITFKILTKLPTKYISSGLIIIMAIFIYGILGSYFIMDLNLIDSIYYATITMATVGYGDYLPQTGIEKLFATSLALAGVALLAYVFNMMLTNFQEKMTKYSKGARKLKAIENMEDYYIICGLGRVGKVVFDELTDRNQNVIVIEKDKEKCENIEEKKNIVILNGDAIENDLIAKLAGTKCRSVIVCTGDDVTNLFIVLTIRETNPDAWIVSRASKLENIKRLKKAGANKIVSPEVIGGEGLYYESASPHLLRVTVRHNSDEIYEEFKIITKHGCTLENIEYHLPGIETTLTRQIKTMNIADGQRFVNRLSIHDDQKQALDNLYRSANNIHSHLISGPNNTTFDKLLEDLRKQEEIIGVNLSNEEIAKLTQKEILNK